TGCCGACGGCCGCGCCATGCAGGAAGTTGACGGCGTTGCCGTTGGCAAGCACGTAGAAGTAGTGGCCGGTCACGTCGTAGCGAGTCAGCTGGTCCCCAGTCGGGGTGCGTCGGTAGAGGTCGTCGAGCGCGTCGAGTTCGAGTTCGTCCTCGGAGGAAGTGACCGAGGCGACGTACGCGCCGTTCTGCAGGGCGGCAAAATCGCTCTGACGCAGGGCCAGGTTGCCGGTGGCGCACAGTACGAGGCCGGCCTCGCGGATCGCTTCCGTACAGGTGGCGGTGGTGCGGAAGCCCTGGGCGTGGGCTTGCACCTGCTTGACGGGATCGTTGTCGTAGACGACGACGCGCAGGTCGTGGGCTCGCAGGGTCTGGGCGATGCTGCGGCCGACCTTTCCGAATCCGATGACGCAGGCATCGCGGCTGGTGAGGATGTCGCCTCGGGTGCGGACCAGGGCGTCCGTGGAGAAGACGATGGATCGCCCGACGAGGTGGTCCTCGCAGTCCTTCAGCGGAGAGCGCGCCACCGAGAACACGGGGCAAGGCAGTTGGCCGAGCGCCTCGTACCGCTGGTGGCCGTTTTCGGTGTCCTCGAAGATTCCCAGGATGCGGCCGGAGAATTTGTCGACCAGGGTGTGGAGGCTGGGGGCGTAGTAGCCGCCGATGTCGAGGAGGATGACGTCGCGACCGGGCGCGGTGTCTTCGAGGTACTCCAGGGCGCTGGTCGGATCGGCAAACAGTTCACGGGTGAGGGCATGGACGGCGTGTGTGCGGCGGACCTCTGCCAGGGCCTCCGCGGTCACGGACTTCGGCTTGGGGAGAACGGCGGCGACGGTGGTCGTGCGAGCCATCGCGCGTAGGAACGCCGGGCGTTCGGGGAGCAGGTGCGTAATGATCAGTGAGGTGGTCTGACCAGCGGCGGGGAAGCGTTCGGTAATTCGTCGGAAGAAGGCGTCCAGCCGGGCCCTTTCTGGGCTCTCCACAGCAACTCCTCTCTGGTCGCCATGTGGTTAGGCGGCCTTTCGATACGCGGGCTGGGTCAGGGCTTGCATCTGTGCGCGCATGCCGGTGGGCAGGTCGACCGTCGGCTGCCAGCCGAGCACGGCCTGGGCACGGCGAGGGTCAGCGCGGGTGGTCAGTACGTCTCCGTTGCGGGCGTTGTCGGCGTGGATCTGGATTTCTCGGCCGGCAAGGCGGTTGGCGATGTTGATTACGTCGAGCAAGGAGGCGTTGGCTCCGCCGCCGACGTTGACGATGCCGGTGTCGATCGGGGCACCGGCGGCCGCGATGGTGGCCGCGACGGCGTCGTCGATGTACGTGAAGTCGCGGCGCTGGTGGCCGTCTCCGTACAGCCGCAGTGGCTGCCCGCTCATGGCGGCGCGGAGGGCGCGGTGGGTGAACATGTCGGGGCGCTGGCGGGGGCCGTAGACCGTGAAGTACCGCAGGGCGATGACGCTGGTGGGGCAGTCGGTTCGGGAGGCGTGGGCGAGGCAGAGCTGTTCCTCGGCGAGCTTGGTGACGGCGTACGGGGAGGCCGGGCGGGGGTGATCACCTTCGACGCTGGGGCCGCCGTTGGTGGGGCCGTAGACGCTGGAGGAGGAGGCTACGACGAGCCGGGGGACGTGCATGCGGGTGGCGGCGTCCATGAGCCGCTGAGTGGCGAGGATGTTGGAGTTGACGTACTCGCTGAACTGCGGTCCCCACGAGGGTCGTACGCCGGGAATGCCGGCCAGGTGGAAGATAACGTCTGCGTCGATGAGGAGCGGATCGATCGCGCAGGTGAGGAGGTCCGCAGTGATGTGCATGTAGCCAGGGAGACCGTGCAGCGCGGCCATGTTGGCGGCGGCCGTTTGATCTCTTGCGGGGTCGCGGCGATCGACGCCGATGACGGTGGTTCCTGTCTGGAGCAGGGCGTGGGCGAGGTGGGATCCGATGAAGCCGGACGCGCCGGTCACCAGCGCGCGCCGAGGGCTCGATGTGGTCGCGGCAGAGGGGCTGTCTGACACGGAACTCTCCAGAGGTGGGTTGGCGGGTGGGTGGTGGTCAGCTCAGTTGGGACAGGACGGTGCGGCCGTGGGCGCTCAGGAGGACGTCGTCCTGTTCGTGGCCGCGGACGAGCGCGGTGACGGCTTCGATGGCGCCGAAGCGCTCCAGGAGCCGTTGTTCGGTGTCCGTGGGGCGACTGCCGTATCCGGTGAAGAAGGCCTCGCGCAGTTGAGGGGCCGCCTGCCAGTGGCGGAATTCGAGGCGGGCGAAGTCCCTGAGGCGGGCGTCGCGTCGCATGTGCTCGAAGTCGAAGGTCCAGAACCCGTCTCCGACGCGCCAGTTCCTGGGTTGGTAGTCGAGGTGGCAGATGGCGCTGTCCATGCAGGTGCCGGCCAGCTCGTCCGCGGTCTGCAGGAGGAGGTGCCGCTCGCTTCCTGATAGGAGCTCCGCAAGATCGGCCCTGGCAACCCAGCTTCGGAGACGGCCTGCCAGCTCGTCTCCCATGTCTTCGGTGCTACGACGGTTCGTTGCGTGATGGAGAGTGCGAAGTGCAGCTCCGGCGTGGTGGTGCGCTCGTTCCTCCTCGGCCGAACCGGGTGGCAGTGCGTCGCCGCTCCGACCGGAGACCGCGGTCAGCAGGAGGGTGTGCGTCGAGTCCTGGCGGCCGACCAACTCAGGGGCCTGGTTGCGGAGATGGCGTCTCCACCGCAGGTAGGCGTGCGTCTCTTGGCCGTATCGCGCCTGGCTTCTGTGCTGCTTTGCGAAGTAGGTGTTGCCCCGGGTGTCGATGAGCTGCAGGAGGTGGGGCGGGAGCGTCCGGTCGGCGACGACGCTGACAGCTCCGATCGTCTGACACGCGAGTTGGATGCGCGGATCGCTGTGAGCCTCGCTCATGGCGTCGCTCCGGCCGCCAATGCGGCGAGATGGGCGGTGTCGTTGTGCCGGTCGAGCATCCAGCGGCGCTGGCCGAGCCGGTTGTGGTGGTGCTGCCAGCGGGTGACGGAGGCGTGGGAGACGGTGAAGCCGGCTTCCGTCATCGGCCCGAGTCCCAGCAGGAGGGCGTGTGCGGCGAGGACCGTTTCGCCGTGGGCGGCGAACAGGAGTCGGCCCCCCTCGTGGCGGGTGATGAGGTCGTGGAGGAACGCCTCGGCTCGCTGGAGGTAGCCGTTCCAGGTGTCGGATCCTGTGGCCCACGGTTGGTCTGGGTGAGCGTGCGGTCCGCCGTTGGCTGCGGTCTTCACGTAGTGCCAGGGCTTGCCGTCGGCCTCACCGTGAACCGGTCCATCGAGGCCGGGTTCAACAAGTGGCTCCAGGCCGAGAGCGTGTCCCAGGATGTGTGCGCTCTGTTGGAGGCGCAGGCGGGGGCCGGCGTAGAGCGCGGTGAAGGGCTGGCCTCGGTGCTCGGCGGCCAGCTGGGCTGCCGCCCGCTGGACCTGGAGGTACCCGAGGTGGGTGAGCCCGGTGCAGGTTGCGGGTCCGCCGACGCGGCCGTCGACGTTGCACCGGGCCTCGCCGTGGCGGACGAAGACGAGTTCTGTGGTGATCATGAGGTGCCTTGGAATTGTGGGCGCTGATGCAGCCAGCCGTAGCGGTAGCCGTGACGCCCGGCATAGGGCGCGGTCAGCACGGCATGCAGTGCGAGGAAATCGCCGAGGCGCTCTCGGCTTGTCGCCCCCAACTGGGCGTCGTGACGGGCAGCGGCATGGTTGTAGCTGTTCAGGGCCGCTTCGATATCGGGTGGCTCAATCGGGCCGTGCGTCATGATCAGCGTCGCGATCAACTTGGCCAGGTCGTATCCGAACGGCGCGAGGGTGAGGTCGTCCGTGTCGACGCAGAAGACCGTGCCGTCCTTGGTGATCAGGAAGTTCCGCGGGTTGCTGTCCTTGTAAAAGGCGGCAGGCCCTTCGGTGGAGCGCTCCAGCAGCGTCAGCATCGCGTGCAATGCGGCTGTGTCGGGCAGAAAGCCCTGCTCCAGCCGCTTGCTCAGGGCTACTTCCCGACAGGACCGGAAACCCGCGAGAAGGCTGCCGTCCCGAAATTCGTGCGACACGTCCAGCCGTGCTTCGTGCAGGTCGCTCGTCCAGGCAGCACCGTGCGCATCGCCCAGGAGCGCGGCCAGGGACCGCAAGTCCTCCTCCTGCGCATGACGACCGTCGATGTGCTCGAAGGTCAGACTGGCCGGCCCGATCACAGTTAGCGCCGGCTGCCGTAGTGGCTTCACGTGGGTGGCGAGCCACCCGTAGTTGTGGGCGGCAGCAGTCGCCTTCGCCGGGGTCTCGTAGTGCTTGGTGAAGTAGAAGGGGGTCACGTCCGACCTCCCGCCGACCGGGCCACGACATAGGTGATAACCGAGGTGCTGCTGATCGGCTTGTCCGGGTGCCACTCATGGAGCGCGGCGGCCAGGGCGCCCGGGTTGCCGTACAGGCCTGGTGCGAGGTCGTACTTGGGATTGGTGGCGAGGTACTCGGCGGCATGGTCGAGGCCGGAGAACTCGAAGCGATGCTCCTCGTGTTCGACCGTCACCACGTCCATGGCCGACTGCGCCAGATCGGCGAGGTTGCCTCCGTGCGCGGTGGCGTAAAGGCTCTCGTGCCGGTCGGCGTGCGGGTCGAGACCGGCGGCGGTGATGAGGGCGTCCATGTCGCTGTAGCTGTCGAGCGCCTTGGTGACCAGCACGGCGAGTCCGCCTGCGGCCAGGGTGCGGGCGATTTCCGCGATTGCCCGCCCGGGGGCTGGTGAGTGGTAGAGACAGAACGCCGCAACGGCCAGCTCACACGAGTCATCGGGCAGAGGTAGGTGGTGAAAGTCCCCTTGGAGGAACGCAAGTTGGGTTCCGGGGTAACGGCCGGCGCGGCTTCGGGCGGCATTCAGCAAGGCGGGAGAGGCATCGATACCCACGAGCCGCTGCGGCTTCAGCTGCTCGGCAATGACGCAGCTGCTGGTTCCGCGGCCGCATCCGATGTCCGCTACCAGGCCGGGAAGGCGATCGGACTCGGTTCGGTGTGCCTGGGCCAGCTGGACGATCGTCTCGGGGACGGGCCGTCCTGCGATCTTGGCCCGCATCAGTGCGCTGGAGCGGCGGGCCAGTCGGGCGGTTTTGCCGTATAGCTCGCCCTGGCGGCCGGGGTCGAGAAACGGGTTGTTGATCACGAGCCGCACCCCCGCTCGGGGCGCGGAACGATCAGATGTGCTTCGCGGCGACCTGCTGGAGCCAGCGTCGCGTGTGCTGGCGGCTGGTGAGGAGCACCACTTCGGCATGGCCGGCGGCGAATTCCTCGATCTTGGCCATGACCCGCGGTCGCATCTTGCGCCGGTACGTGGCGACGTAATTGATCACGCCCCAGGTGATGCGATTGTGCACACCGTTGCCCTTGTGCCCGGCGCCGTGCCGGAGCTGCCGGGAGAAGATCCCCCACAGTGCGGCCGGTGTCGAGACGTCCATCAGCACCACGGTGTCGCACGCTTCGAGCCGGATCTGCAGCGTGGAGTTGTAGTTGCCGTCGATGACCCACGTCGGCTGCGCGACCAGGCCGCGCTGCACCTCGGCGAACTTCTCCATGGGCAGGGCGTTCCACTCGTCGTCGTAGAACGCGGCGTCCAGGTGCGTCACCGGAGCATCCAGGATCTCGGCCAGTTTGCGGCCAAGATCCGACTTGCCGCTGCCTCCGCAGCCGACGATGGCAACCTTCTTCATGGTGCTCCAGCCTAGAGGTGTTCGGGTGCCCGGGCGGCTCGGCCGCCGGAACACATACGGATGGTCGGGGCTTGCTGGCCCGTACCAGGCGGTTCGTCACGCGGCTCCCTGCCTCGGCGACGCTGCGGCGGTAGCTACGGCCAGCACGGTCTCCAGCGCGTCGACCTGGTGGCTGAGGCGGAACAGCTCCAGTCGGCCGATGCACTCCGAGATCAGTTCGGCGTGCTGGTGGCTGCCAGCGATCTTCTGGAGGGCCTCGATCCGCTGGATCACTTGGTCGCCGGACCTGACCATCAGGTCCTCGGGGAGGAACCGCTCGACGTGCCGGATGCTGTCCGGCGCCAGCGGCAGGCATCCGGCGAGGACTGCCTCGAAGATCCGCTGGGTCATCTGTCCGACCGCGGCGTACCGCTCAGGCAGGAGCAGGATCGTAGCCAGTGTGCTGCTGTAGAGCCGGGAGACGGCGTTGAACGGGATTCGGCCGAGGAAGGTGACGTGTGGCCAGCGCGCGGTGTCGGTCCATTTGCCGCCCACCTGGTGCTCGAAGCGGGCGGCGGCTGGAGCGAAGAAGCCGTCGAATGCGTCGTCGCGGTCGTACTGGTTGCCGACGTAACCGAGCGGCGTCCTCCGGTCCTCGCTGGCCAGGGCGATGGGGTCGGCGCCGTCCAGGAGCGCGTCGGCCACGGGGAAGAGCAGACGGTGGGCACCCGCAGTGGGCGTGAGAGCGGCCTCGCACACCTCGACGTTCCGGGTCCGTCGCCAGATGCTGTCCTCGCGCAGTTGCCGGTCCTTGTCCCAGATCACCGTGGGGGTACGGCGGCGAACGGTGTAGTGCTGGAGCAGCTCTGCCTGGCGGTGGAGATCACAGGTGTGTCCTTGGGTGCCGCAGGCGGTGGTGTTGCGTCCTTCGATGGACCAGCGCCATTCGAGGAACAGCACGTCGATGTCCGGGATGCCGGCGTCGAAGGTGTATGCGCCGCCGAGGTCGTCTCCGGCTTCGAGGCGATCGCGGTCGGCCTGGAGAAACACGATGTCGTGGCCGCGACCGAGGAGCGCGTCGATCAGCGGCCGCCGGTGGCTGCGGCCTCCGTCGGGGGTGTCCATGACTCCGTTTCCGAGGAAGCCCCAGAAGCTGTATCCGATCTTCATTTGGTGATCCACCGCCCTTCGAGCAGCAGAGCATCGAGCCCGGAGTTCGCGAGGCAGTCCAACGCCATTTCCGGGGTGCCACAGATGGGTTTTCCCTTGACGTTGAGCGAGGTGTTGATCAAGACGGGCACTCCCGTACGGCGGGCGAACGCCTCCAGGACCTCATGCATGAACGGGTTCTGTGCCGCGGTGACGGTCTGGAGGCGGGCGGTTCCGTTGGCGTGGACGATCGCGGGGATGCGCTCACGGGCAGCGTCGGTCACCTGGGAGGCCATGGACATGTACGGGGCGTCCTGGCCGAGGGAGAAGAACTCCCGGGCGCGGGCGGAGGTGACCATGGGGGCGAAAGGGCGGAAGGGCTCGCGGAACTTCACCGTGGCGTTCAGGCGCTTGACCACCCCGGCTTCGAGGGGCGAGGCGAGGATCGAACGGTTCCCCAGGGCGCGGGGGCCGGCCTCGACGCGGCCTTGGAACAGCCCCACGATCATCCCGTGGGCCAGCTGGTCCGCGAGAAGCTCCGCGGCATCCGCGCCGAGGAGCTTCTGCTTCAGTCCGGGCCACGGGGTGAGGTCCAGCTCCGGTTCCGGGAAGGACGGGCCGAGGTAGCAGGTACGGGCGATTCCGGACAGCGGCCGTTGGCTGCCGCTGTCGGTGTGCACGGCGACCGCGGCGCCGATCGCCGTGCCTGCGTCGCCGGGGGCCGGCGGGATGAAGACCTCGTCGAAGATGCCGGCGTCGATGATCCGTCCGATGCTGACGCAGTTGGTGGCCACGCCACCGCCCACGCACAGCCGACGTGAACCGCTCAGGAGACGGGCTCGTCGCGCGAGATGCAGCATGATCTGCTCGGTGCGCTCCTGGAGGGCGGCGGCCAGGTCCTGGTGGATCTCCTGGACCGGCTCGTCCGGATGGCGCCGCGGGCAGGTCGCGGCGACGAACCGAGGGGAGGTGCGTGGGTAGCCGGAGGTGAGCACGCGGGGTGGGAAGTACGCCGGGTCGACGACGAAGCCGGTGGCTGTGGTGCGGACTGCGCGGGTGAAGATGGGTCGGAATCGAGCGGGGTCGCCGAGCGCTGCGAGGGCCATGACAGTGCCTTCTTCGTCGCCGCGGCGCCAGCCGAGGTGCTCGGTGACCGCTCCATACACGTAGCCCAGCGAAGCCGGGTCCGTGAGCGCCTCCATCATGCGGACCCGCGGGCGGGCGCCGCGGTGAGCGTGGGCGATGGTGGTGGTCTGGCGCTCGCCGAGGCTATCGACGACGAGAACAGCCGCCTCCTCCCAGCCCGACGCGGTGAACGCGGCCAGCTGATGCGCGCGGTGGTGCAGTACGGGGGTGACGCGGGCGTCGGGGAAGCCCTGCGCGAGGAGTTGCAGGCGACGCCGGGTACGCACGGCGACCTTGGCGAATCCTGCCGCACGCGGTATGGCTCGTGCGCGGGTCGTGCCCGACAAGACCATCCGCAGGGCTGCGGGCGCCTCGGCGAGGTAGCGGATCGGCTGGAAGTTGTACGCGACGGCATCGACGTCACCGGCCGTGATGCCGGCCTCCCCCAGCAGCCACCCGATGGCCTGACGCGGGTACTCACGGGTGTGCTTCTGCTGGGACAAGCGCTCCTCCTCGACGAAGCCCACCAGCTCGCCGTCGATGAGGAGAGCGGCAGCGGAGTCGTGGGTGAAGGAGCACACGCCCAGGACAACGGACGGAACGTGGTCCACGACGGTCGTCACCTCGTCCCCACCGGTGCGGAAGCCGGCGTGCCGCCAACGCGACGAGTCAGCTGGGCGTACCAGGCAGTCAGGGCCTCACCGAGCGGCCCGTCGATGGCGTCAGCGATACGCCACGCCTGCTCGCGCTGTCCGCCCTTCCACAGGCGGTAGCTGCGCATCGTCTCGGCCACGGCATCCCAACCCGGGTGCCCCGTCTCGCCACCGACTTCAACCCGGTCGAGGAGCTTCTCGAACCCCTCCCATGGCGTGGAAAGTTCAGGCATCAGCGGGCTCGCTGCCACCCCGGTCAGCGCATCAGCTTTCTCGATGTCGCGCTCGTAGATGTGGAGGGAACCGACGTGGTGGTGGTATTCACCCATGCTGGCGTCCAGCCATCCGGCGACCAGCTCGTGGAGCGTGGTGAAGAAGAACAGGTCGTACGGCATGCCGATCCATACGTCCTGGCCGCGCATCGTGGTCGACATGTGCAGTCGTCCGCCGCGCAGGTGGAAGCGGAAGCCGAGTGTGCACGGGACGTCTTTGTGGCCGGCGGTATCCCGCGCCGGGTCGTAGAGCTGGATGGTCGCTCGCCGGGAGTCGGGGTCGTCCTTGAGGATCTCCACGACGCGGTGGAGCTGGTCGACCTCCCCGCCCCAGTTCCGCATCCTGGGCCCATACGCACCGCGGAGAACGCCATCGTCGGCGTACTGCCGCAGTCGTCCGTTGTAGCCGAAGATCCACGGGGCGTCGGAGCCGGAAAGGTGCCAGACGGTCTCGGCCACCGCGAAGGCGGGGTTCACGATACGGGCGGGCGGCGCGTAGAGGAGCCGTGCACGGGGCTGGGTCAGGCACATGGTGAGGTCGAGGACCTCTCGGGTGGCCATCCCGCGCGGGCTGACCTTCTCTCCGCTCTTGGCCAACATCACGGCACAGGTGAAGAGTTCGGCGACGCTGTCGGCGGTCAGGTTCGTCATCGGATGGTGGCTCCCTCGCCCTCGGGCATGCCGGACTCGGCGCACTCGGGGTGGTGGTCGATTGGGTCGGTGCGCGAGATGCCGGCCTCGGCCTGGCGGACGATGAGCTGCGCGATGTCGTCCGCGCTGTGCCCTCGCCAGCGACAGACCGCATCGCGCGCTTCTCGCGGTACTCGGGCGCTCCCCCTGCTCACCAGGTCGAGCGCATCCGCGACATCGGCAGCCGTACGGCAGCGGTGCGCGATGGCGTGTTCTGCAAGGCCGAGCGTGCGGTCACCGGCGCGGTCCAGTTCGAGGAGAGGTACGTCGAGGAGTACGGCTTCGATGCCGCACGTGGAGGACACGCTCACCAAAGCGTCCGCACCCGCCAGGCAGCCGCGCGCTCCGACGGACAGGTCGGCCACGGCCACTGGCGGCTCTCCGTCCCGCCGCAGCAGGCGTTCGAAGAGGTGACCCCCTTGGGCTGGGTGCGGGGCAATGACCAGCCCCCAGAGTCCCTGGGCCTCCTTCAGGCCGTCGAGGATGATGTCCGCCTGAGCTTGGAGGCGCTCAGGACCGAACGGCTGGCAGGCCCACACCGCGATCCGCTCCGGACCGCGATCCGCTCCGAACAGTTTCTGGAGATAGCGACGCTGTGCTTCCTGTCCGAGGCCAGCAAGGGCATCGAAGCGCGGCTGCCCCAGGACGTGGATCGCCGCATCAGGGTGCCGAACCCATGCCCTTGCCGGGGCGACATCTCGGTCACCCATCACAACGATGTGACGGCTGTGGAGCGCGGGCCAAGCGACCGCACCTGGGATCCACGCCCCGTGCTGGACGTTCACGGTAGTGGCACCATGCCGCTCTGCGGCATGCGCACCGAGAGCCCCGAGCGGGCTGATGTCGTTGCTCAGCAGCACGGTGTGCGGGCGTACCGCATCGAGTAGCTCGTGAAGCCACTCCTCCACTCGCACTATGGATCGCCAGGACGGCTGGGTGCACCCAGCGCCCCCTTCCAGCAGCGCGGCCGCCAGACGCTCCAGCCGGTCCAACCGAACAGTGTGAACGCCGACTTGGACCGTGCCTTCGGTTCCGTCGGGGTCTTCGGTATCCAGACGCAGCCCGGGAACCGTGCCCGAGGCGGTGAGGGCCTTGGCGGGCGCTCGGCACAGGGTGATGGACTCGCCCGCGGGAGCAGAACAGCGCTCCATCGGGTCGGTGGCGAGGTCGACCAGCACGCTGGATCGGCCTTCGTCTGCGAGCTCTTCCAGCACCGGTAGCAGCGTCTGCGCATGCCGGGTTGACCAAGACAGCGCCACGATCTCTGCCGTGGGTGCGGCGGAAGCCGTAGGCGCACGTGCAAGTCGTCTGTCGGGGTGCAGCGTTGTGAGCTTGCGCAACCGGGCGGAGCGCGCCGGATTGTGCGGCGCCGGCGCACCAAGGGCGTACGCGACACCCGACCAGGTGACGGTATACGCGCGGTACTCTCGTGAGCTGCTGTCCCGCAGCCCGAGCAGTCCTTCGTACGGAGCAACGGTCACGAGCCCGGGGGTCTCAGCGAACTCGGGCCACGCGCTCAGCGCCAGAAGCTTGCGCACCAGCTGGGTGACCAGACGCCGTACGGGAACGTGCTGTACGTACAACCACGAGGCGCCGCCCGGAGTCTCGGCTCGTCGAGAGCTGTACGCCTCCAAGGCGGACATGATGTCCGCGACGTGCCGATCCGCCGCCGTTCTGTCGATAGGCAAAGCCTCAAGGTCCTGTGTGGTGATGCGGGCAGCTGTCGTGCACCGCAGGGACGCTTCCCCGACGAGCGCCCACACGGTCTGCTCCCCCACGAATGTGCGGACGAGGCCGAGGGCACTCCTGAGGCCGGACGCCGTCATCGGGATCGCGCTCCTTCGTCGCTGTTGAGGATGTGCCAGCTCCAGGCGAGGCTTACTCCGTGCGCGGCGTCGGAGGCGCCCATCTTGTCCAGCAACCGGCGGATGTGCTTCTTGGCGGTGTGGTGCGACATGAGTTGCGCATTCGCGACTTCTCTTGCACCCGCGCCCTGGGCGAGCAGCCTGAGCGTGGTCGTCTCCTCGTCAGAGATCTCCGGCCGCGCTGCCTCCACGCCCTTCGGCCGGGCTACGTGGCCTGCTCGGCACGCCATGTCGGCGAGGGCGGGGCGGCGGCTCCTGCCCAGCTTGGTTCGGATACTGCGGAGGTTGGTCTTGACGGTGTCCTCGGCCAAGCCGATGCGGGCCGCGATCTCGCTGTTCCCCAAGCCATCAGCGACGAGGCCCAGGATCTCGGATTCCCTTGGTGTCAAACGGACCAGCGGCACAGGCGGTGAGTGTGCGGGCATGACGGAAAGCTCCAGGATGTGATCGGGCGCGTGGAGTGGTGAGCGCTGGCTGCGGTCAGACGGCCGACGGCGTCGATGGCCAGCGCAGGAAGGCAAGGACCCGTTTGCCGGTGCCGTCCGGTTTGAGGCGTGAGGTCCAGGCGTCCGCCTCGGCGGCCACAAGGCACAGGCCCCGGCCATCGAGTGCGCCGGTCGGCCCCTCACGTGGCACCGGGAGCTGGCGGGAGTTGTCCTCCAGCTCGATCCCCACAACGGCGTTCTGGTAGGAGATCTTCAGTGTGATCTCCTCCGACAGGCCTTCAGGCTTGGTTCTTCCGTGGCAACGTGCGTTCGTGACGAGTTCGCTGACGATGAGCAGTACGCGATCGGCGAGAACGTCCAGGCTCCACTCGGCGAGCTTCGTCCGGGTGAATACCCGGGCCCGGCGGGGAGCCAGGTCGTCGGAGGACAGTGAGATGCTCGATTGCAGCTCGGCGTGCTCGATGACGGCTTCCAGGGCCAGGGCGGTGGTCTTCATGCCGGCCCCCTCACGCCATCCGCCGGACCCCATCAAGGACTCGGCTGCGGCCGCCGTGCCTGCCGGAGATCGGCCGGTCATTGAGCCGTCTCCCTCAGCACCAGCATCGCAGCAGCAGCTCGCTTCGCGACGGCGCGGGCCTGGGCGGAGGGGTGCTGCTCACGCTTGGCAGTGCTATGCGGATCCACGCCAGCACGGTGCCGAGCCTCAGCAACCGCCGCTTCCCCACGGAGAATGTTGAACGCGATCTGGTGGTTCGCCGTCATGGACATACCTCCCAAGGTCCTTGCCACGCCGAGGTCAGTTCGTCTCGGCAACGGCTGGCGGATCACGCTGCCACCAGGCGTGAGAGATCGCATATCGCCCGAGTGATAAGGGAATTGGGCTGCAATATGGCAATTGCAATGCCAGCATGAGCACCATGCGTCCGTATCGGTCGGCCGAGGTCGGGAGGGGCAGTGAGCGGTGAGCGACGTTGCCTGAAGTGCGGGTGTCGCCTCAGCCGCTACAACGCTGACGAACGGGAACTGTGTGGGGCGTGCGCACGAGCCGCGCCAACCTCAACCGCGCCCGAGCCACGCTCCGTTCCGGCCCGTATCTGGGCGGACCCCGGGATCCAAGAAGCCCTCCGGGAAATGGACTTCGGGCAGGTGAGCCGTCTCCTACGGCAACACGCCAAGTTGCGGCAAGACGACCTCGCCCGCCTCACCGGACTCAGCCAGGGCTACCTGTCCCAGCTCGAATCCGGAGCCAGACGTCTGACGCGTCTCGACAAAACCGAGGCGTTCCTGGA
This Streptomyces decoyicus DNA region includes the following protein-coding sequences:
- a CDS encoding carbamoyltransferase family protein, with the protein product MDHVPSVVLGVCSFTHDSAAALLIDGELVGFVEEERLSQQKHTREYPRQAIGWLLGEAGITAGDVDAVAYNFQPIRYLAEAPAALRMVLSGTTRARAIPRAAGFAKVAVRTRRRLQLLAQGFPDARVTPVLHHRAHQLAAFTASGWEEAAVLVVDSLGERQTTTIAHAHRGARPRVRMMEALTDPASLGYVYGAVTEHLGWRRGDEEGTVMALAALGDPARFRPIFTRAVRTTATGFVVDPAYFPPRVLTSGYPRTSPRFVAATCPRRHPDEPVQEIHQDLAAALQERTEQIMLHLARRARLLSGSRRLCVGGGVATNCVSIGRIIDAGIFDEVFIPPAPGDAGTAIGAAVAVHTDSGSQRPLSGIARTCYLGPSFPEPELDLTPWPGLKQKLLGADAAELLADQLAHGMIVGLFQGRVEAGPRALGNRSILASPLEAGVVKRLNATVKFREPFRPFAPMVTSARAREFFSLGQDAPYMSMASQVTDAARERIPAIVHANGTARLQTVTAAQNPFMHEVLEAFARRTGVPVLINTSLNVKGKPICGTPEMALDCLANSGLDALLLEGRWITK
- a CDS encoding thymidylate synthase, encoding MTNLTADSVAELFTCAVMLAKSGEKVSPRGMATREVLDLTMCLTQPRARLLYAPPARIVNPAFAVAETVWHLSGSDAPWIFGYNGRLRQYADDGVLRGAYGPRMRNWGGEVDQLHRVVEILKDDPDSRRATIQLYDPARDTAGHKDVPCTLGFRFHLRGGRLHMSTTMRGQDVWIGMPYDLFFFTTLHELVAGWLDASMGEYHHHVGSLHIYERDIEKADALTGVAASPLMPELSTPWEGFEKLLDRVEVGGETGHPGWDAVAETMRSYRLWKGGQREQAWRIADAIDGPLGEALTAWYAQLTRRVGGTPASAPVGTR
- a CDS encoding glycosyltransferase family protein, with translation MTASGLRSALGLVRTFVGEQTVWALVGEASLRCTTAARITTQDLEALPIDRTAADRHVADIMSALEAYSSRRAETPGGASWLYVQHVPVRRLVTQLVRKLLALSAWPEFAETPGLVTVAPYEGLLGLRDSSSREYRAYTVTWSGVAYALGAPAPHNPARSARLRKLTTLHPDRRLARAPTASAAPTAEIVALSWSTRHAQTLLPVLEELADEGRSSVLVDLATDPMERCSAPAGESITLCRAPAKALTASGTVPGLRLDTEDPDGTEGTVQVGVHTVRLDRLERLAAALLEGGAGCTQPSWRSIVRVEEWLHELLDAVRPHTVLLSNDISPLGALGAHAAERHGATTVNVQHGAWIPGAVAWPALHSRHIVVMGDRDVAPARAWVRHPDAAIHVLGQPRFDALAGLGQEAQRRYLQKLFGADRGPERIAVWACQPFGPERLQAQADIILDGLKEAQGLWGLVIAPHPAQGGHLFERLLRRDGEPPVAVADLSVGARGCLAGADALVSVSSTCGIEAVLLDVPLLELDRAGDRTLGLAEHAIAHRCRTAADVADALDLVSRGSARVPREARDAVCRWRGHSADDIAQLIVRQAEAGISRTDPIDHHPECAESGMPEGEGATIR
- a CDS encoding helix-turn-helix domain-containing protein — encoded protein: MPLVRLTPRESEILGLVADGLGNSEIAARIGLAEDTVKTNLRSIRTKLGRSRRPALADMACRAGHVARPKGVEAARPEISDEETTTLRLLAQGAGAREVANAQLMSHHTAKKHIRRLLDKMGASDAAHGVSLAWSWHILNSDEGARSR
- a CDS encoding ATP-binding protein, with product MKTTALALEAVIEHAELQSSISLSSDDLAPRRARVFTRTKLAEWSLDVLADRVLLIVSELVTNARCHGRTKPEGLSEEITLKISYQNAVVGIELEDNSRQLPVPREGPTGALDGRGLCLVAAEADAWTSRLKPDGTGKRVLAFLRWPSTPSAV